The following proteins come from a genomic window of Nostoc sp. TCL26-01:
- a CDS encoding response regulator transcription factor, protein MSKIRIALIEDHDLTRVGIRTALLQKEEIEVVGEAANAAEGLNMLKKVQPDIAIVDIGLPDKDGIELTRELKSISNGKDLPTKILILTLRDNKEAVLAAFAAGADSYCMKDIKFDNLLEAVRVTYNGNAWIDPAIARIVLQQAQQNPAKSETAIGEAKNTVVNPENTDNVDTIDPYILTERELEVLQLIVEGCSNAVIAERLYITVGTVKTHVRNILNKLCADDRTQAAVRALRSGLVG, encoded by the coding sequence ATGAGTAAAATTCGGATTGCGCTGATTGAAGATCATGATCTTACCCGTGTGGGTATTCGGACAGCACTTTTACAAAAAGAAGAAATTGAAGTTGTCGGAGAAGCTGCCAATGCGGCAGAAGGCTTAAATATGCTGAAAAAGGTACAACCAGATATTGCAATTGTCGATATTGGTTTACCAGATAAAGATGGAATTGAATTAACACGGGAACTCAAATCCATAAGTAATGGCAAAGATTTGCCCACAAAAATATTGATTTTAACTTTGCGTGATAACAAAGAAGCTGTTTTGGCAGCTTTTGCGGCTGGGGCTGATTCTTACTGCATGAAAGATATTAAGTTTGATAATTTGCTAGAAGCGGTGAGAGTAACTTACAATGGCAACGCCTGGATTGATCCAGCGATCGCCAGAATTGTGTTACAACAAGCACAACAAAACCCTGCCAAATCAGAAACAGCAATAGGAGAAGCAAAAAATACTGTTGTCAACCCAGAAAATACGGATAATGTGGACACCATTGACCCCTATATCCTGACAGAAAGAGAATTGGAAGTATTACAGTTGATTGTCGAAGGCTGTAGCAATGCAGTCATCGCTGAACGCCTGTACATCACAGTCGGCACAGTCAAAACCCATGTGCGGAACATTTTAAACAAACTCTGTGCTGATGACCGCACCCAAGCCGCCGTTCGTGCTTTGCGATCG